In Rickettsiella endosymbiont of Aleochara curtula, one genomic interval encodes:
- a CDS encoding AI-2E family transporter gives MLQLVKNWFTRYFLDPELAILWLFLLFIIIVFASLGKILAPVFVSVVMAYLLQWPISSLENLGLPRIASVLGVYISFVSLVILGIVGLLPLLFRQLSNLIGELPAMAAKGQALLLYLPTRYPGYTSASQIQEWITQFKAELTHSGQGILSASLGYIPNVIAFAIYFVLVPLLVYFFLLDEKKIITWLTQYLPEKRRLISQVWKEVLTQTGNYVRGKALEMLIVWIVTYLSFAILGLQYAILLSVLVGISVIIPYIGAVMVTIPVLIIGFLEWGWTAHFAYLVAIYALIITLDANVLVPFLFSEAVDLHPVTIILAVLIFGGLLGFWGVFFAIPLASVVKAILNAVSYKKISAHKNKLC, from the coding sequence ATGCTACAACTTGTTAAAAACTGGTTTACTCGATATTTTCTCGATCCGGAATTAGCTATTTTATGGCTATTTCTGTTGTTTATTATTATTGTATTCGCCTCTTTAGGGAAGATTTTAGCGCCAGTATTTGTCAGTGTTGTAATGGCTTATTTGTTACAATGGCCTATTAGCTCCTTAGAAAATCTTGGTTTACCTCGAATTGCGTCAGTTTTAGGGGTTTATATTAGCTTTGTAAGTTTGGTTATCCTAGGAATTGTGGGTTTATTACCGTTATTATTTCGCCAATTAAGTAATTTAATTGGCGAATTACCAGCTATGGCCGCAAAAGGCCAAGCTCTACTCTTATATCTACCCACCCGTTACCCTGGATATACTTCAGCCAGCCAAATTCAAGAATGGATCACTCAATTTAAAGCTGAATTAACTCATTCTGGGCAAGGAATACTATCTGCTTCATTAGGCTATATTCCCAATGTCATTGCATTTGCCATTTACTTCGTATTAGTTCCCTTATTAGTTTATTTTTTCTTACTGGACGAAAAAAAAATAATCACCTGGCTGACTCAATATTTACCAGAAAAACGTAGGTTAATTTCTCAAGTTTGGAAAGAAGTTCTTACACAAACGGGTAATTATGTGAGAGGAAAAGCTTTAGAAATGTTGATAGTCTGGATAGTTACTTATCTATCATTCGCAATACTTGGCCTCCAATACGCTATATTACTCAGTGTATTAGTTGGAATATCAGTGATTATCCCTTATATAGGGGCTGTAATGGTAACTATTCCTGTTCTTATTATTGGTTTTTTAGAGTGGGGATGGACTGCGCATTTTGCTTATCTAGTTGCGATTTATGCCTTAATTATCACATTAGATGCAAATGTGTTGGTACCTTTTTTATTTTCTGAAGCCGTTGATTTACACCCAGTAACCATCATTCTCGCCGTACTTATATTCGGCGGCTTACTAGGATTTTGGGGAGTATTTTTTGCTATCCCCCTAGCTAGCGTAGTAAAGGCTATCCTAAATGCTGTTTCTTACAAAAAGATATCCGCACATAAAAATAAATTGTGCTGA